One genomic window of Choloepus didactylus isolate mChoDid1 chromosome 27, mChoDid1.pri, whole genome shotgun sequence includes the following:
- the LOC119521127 gene encoding LOW QUALITY PROTEIN: zinc finger protein 233-like (The sequence of the model RefSeq protein was modified relative to this genomic sequence to represent the inferred CDS: inserted 1 base in 1 codon), translated as MTRFQEEVTFKDVAVVFTSEELGLLDAAQRKLYQDVMVENLRNLLCVGYQPFRPDILHFGREEKLLMLESEIQDEHSEHRNQNEIETLQEVALQYLLHEDLTCWQMWEQFTSKETRNQDVLINPQGKRSELLEQDDSSCQMWAGESIQVSEDENYVMKIQGEISSRNQNKELPNGITWKFWREMYLRESQNYQMDVGNKVSKCDQCVMTAVSHHHYGHGVHTREKAFSSNNCGKDLKSSQHSVIHSGEQTSDKNGKGVSIGSSLELHQQLHLREKHHLYIKCEEVISYSSLLPIHQSVHIGEKYYRSDGGGEGFGQSSHLQTYQKVSTGEKPYKRQVCAKSFSQNSSYPTYELIHTGEKPYKCDRCENGFSHSLDLNLHCVDNTGERSYICDVYNKGFSQISQLQALPGAHNGDKTYKWEECDRVFNQNYGLLQRVHTGEKSYQCELCGRGFSKTSNLQAHQRTHTGEKPYKCNVCHKNFSRNSYLQIHQRIHTGEKPYKCEVCDKNFRCNSQLQVHQRIHPGVKPYKCDTCGKDFSQISHLQGHQRVHTGEKPYKCETCGKAFSWSSHFQAHQRVHTGEKPYKCDACGKGFNWSSHLHAHQRLHTGEELYKCEECGKVFIWYSCLHVHQRIHTGEKPYKCGICGKSFIRASHLQAHQRVHTGEKPYKCFECGKGYSRSSXSSGSSENP; from the exons ATGACCAGGTTTCAG GAGGAAGTGACATTCAAGGATGTAGCTGTGGTCTTCACCAGTGAAGAACTGGGGCTGCTGGATGCTGCCCAGAGGAAATTGTACCAAGATGTGATGGTGGAGAATTTAAGGAACCTGCTCTGCGTGG GATATCAGCCCTTCCGACCAGACATATTACATTTTGGGAGAGAAGAGAAACTTTTGATGTTGGAGTCAGAAATTCAAGATGAGCATTCAG AACACAGGAATCAAAATGAGATAGAGACTCTTCAAGAAGTAGCATTACAATACCTTTTACATGAAGATCTTACATGCTGGCAGATGTGGGAACAATTTACAagtaaagaaaccagaaatcaagATGTGCTAATAAATCCTCAAGGCAAGAGGTCTGAGTTGTTAGAACAAGATGATTCCTCATGTCAGATGTGGGCAGGGGAATCTATTCAGGTTTCTGAAGATGAGAACTATGTAATGAAGATTCAAGGGGAGATTTCTAGTAGGAATCAAAATAAAGAGCTTCCAAATGGGATTACCTGGAAGTTTTGGAGAGAAATGTATCTGAGAGAGTCCCAGAATTATCAAATGGATGTAGGAAATAAAGTGAGTAAATGTGATCAGTGTGTAATGACAGCGGTCTCTCATCACCATTATGGTCATGGAGTACACACAAGAGAGAAAGCATTTAGCAGTAATAATTGTGGAAAAGACTTGAAATCATCCCAGCATAGTGTAATCCACTCAGGAGAGCAAACCTCTGATAAGAATGGAAAAGGGGTCAGCATTGGCTCTAGTCTTGAACTTCATCAGCAATTGCACTTAAGGGAGAAGCATCATCTATATATCAAGTGTGAAGAGGTCATCAGTTATAGCTCATTGCTTCCCATTCATCAGAGTGTTCATATAGGAGAGAAATACTATAGGAGTGATGGGGGTGGTGAGGGCTTTGGTCAGAGTTCACATCTGCAAACTTATCAGAAAGTCagcacaggagagaaaccctacaaACGTCAGGTATGTGCTAAGAGCTTCAGTCAGAACTCTTCTTACCCCACGTATGAACTTATTCACACGGGAGAGAAGCCATATAAGTGTGACAGGTGTGAGAATGGCTTCAGTCATAGCTTAGATCTTAACCTTCACTGTGTGGACAACACTGGAGAGAGATCCTATATATGTGATGTGTATAATAAAGGTTTCAGTCAGATATCACAACTTCAGGCCCTTCCGGGAGCCCACAATGGAGACAAAACATATAAATGGGAAGAATGTGATAGGGTATTTAATCAGAATTATGGTCTTCTTCAGAGAgtccacactggagagaaatcaTATCAATGTGAGTTGTGTGGCAGGGGCTTCAGTAAGACCTCAAATCTTCAAGCCCatcagagaacacacactggagagaaaccatataaatgtaaTGTGTGTCATAAGAACTTCAGCCGTAATTCCTATCTTCAAATCCATCAGAGaatacacactggagagaaaccttacaaATGTGAGGTGTGTGATAAGAACTTCAGATGTAATTCTCAACTTCAAGTCCATCAGAGAATCCATCCAGGAGTGAAACCATACAAATGTGACACCTGTGGTAAGGACTTCAGTCAGATTTCACATCTTCAGGGTCATCAGAGAGTTCACACAGGAGAAAAGCCATACAAATGTGAGACATGTGGTAAGGCCTTCAGCTGGAGTTCACATTTTCAAGCCCATCAGAGGgtccatactggagagaaaccctacaaATGTGATGCATGTGGTAAGGGTTTCAACTGGAGCTCACATCTTCACGCCCATCAGAGGCTCCATACCGGAGAGGAACTCTACAAATGTGAAGAGTGTGGGAAAGTGTTCATTTGGTACTCTTGTCTTCATGTTCATCAGAGgatacacactggagagaaaccttataaatGTGGCATATGTGGTAAGAGCTTCATTCGGGCCTCACATCTTCAAGCCCATCAGAGAgtccatactggagagaaaccatacaaATGTTTTGAGTGTGGCAAGGGCTATAGTCGGAGTT TGTCTTCAGGCTCATCAGAGAATCCATAA